In a single window of the Pyrococcus sp. NA2 genome:
- a CDS encoding TIGR00703 family protein: MLEGYYIIENPGVVPSERRFRMKDLKAWGYDLHLGTIEGERAYFISRTGERQVGETYTIQGKEYHIEETKKEIPENARLLARIIIERGNPYLEIWLEEEDIKFPLGREDPRIILKRIWEKEKLNQLLKHVRAVGLTTDFYKDNVFIKSIPLPYEEYPPKVRRVLREVRDVHRDLTGFGRFVFQYFGEADKVHNYRLYWTLPTLHLFDVDIANEIDKILGMLD, translated from the coding sequence ATGCTTGAGGGTTACTACATAATAGAAAACCCAGGAGTTGTTCCCTCAGAAAGGAGATTCAGAATGAAAGACCTAAAAGCCTGGGGTTATGATTTGCACTTAGGAACGATTGAAGGCGAGAGAGCGTATTTCATTTCAAGAACTGGTGAAAGACAAGTTGGTGAAACGTATACAATCCAGGGAAAAGAGTATCATATTGAAGAAACAAAGAAAGAGATCCCAGAGAATGCCAGACTATTGGCGAGGATAATAATAGAAAGAGGGAATCCTTATCTTGAGATATGGCTAGAAGAAGAGGACATCAAGTTTCCCCTTGGAAGGGAAGATCCAAGAATTATACTTAAAAGAATATGGGAAAAAGAAAAGTTAAATCAGCTATTAAAGCATGTGAGAGCCGTTGGTTTGACCACTGATTTTTACAAGGATAACGTCTTCATAAAGTCAATACCTCTACCATATGAGGAATATCCGCCGAAGGTTAGAAGAGTTCTCAGAGAAGTTAGAGACGTCCACAGAGATTTAACTGGATTTGGTAGGTTTGTCTTTCAGTACTTTGGGGAAGCTGATAAGGTTCACAACTATAGGCTTTACTGGACATTGCCAACCCTCCATCTATTTGATGTGGACATAGCCAATGAAATCGATAAGATTCTGGGAATGCTCGACTAA
- a CDS encoding PHP domain-containing protein yields the protein MMDLHTHTRYSDGVGLIRDNVAWAEKRGLKIVGISDHLHFFTPSKFSSYINEIKVVREESDVLVLAGIEANILENGPDITEEFRKQLDYVIASVHEWFGEGEVHKYIEYVKRAIIDENVDIIGHFGNTFPWIGYPSEEEIKEVLDLAEAYGKAFEISARYKVPDLEFVRECIKRGIKLSIATDAHRPEDVGKVAWSLKIFEKAGGKKEDLVFSEYL from the coding sequence ATGATGGATCTACACACTCACACGAGATATTCAGATGGCGTTGGATTGATTAGAGATAATGTTGCTTGGGCTGAAAAGAGGGGGCTAAAAATAGTTGGAATAAGTGACCATCTCCATTTCTTTACTCCCTCAAAATTCTCCTCCTATATTAACGAAATAAAGGTCGTTAGAGAGGAGAGCGATGTATTGGTTTTGGCAGGCATAGAGGCGAATATCCTTGAGAATGGACCGGATATAACTGAGGAGTTTAGAAAACAGCTCGACTATGTTATTGCGAGTGTTCACGAATGGTTTGGAGAAGGTGAGGTTCACAAATACATTGAATACGTGAAGAGGGCAATAATTGATGAGAATGTAGATATAATAGGTCACTTTGGGAACACATTTCCCTGGATAGGATATCCAAGTGAGGAGGAAATCAAAGAAGTCCTGGATTTGGCTGAAGCCTATGGTAAGGCCTTTGAAATTAGTGCCAGGTACAAGGTTCCAGATCTTGAGTTTGTGAGAGAATGCATTAAAAGGGGGATAAAACTCTCGATAGCAACGGACGCTCATAGACCAGAAGATGTTGGGAAAGTTGCTTGGAGTCTCAAAATATTTGAAAAGGCTGGAGGTAAAAAAGAAGACCTCGTATTCTCAGAATATTTATAG
- a CDS encoding 30S ribosomal protein S17e, producing the protein MGKIRQGFIKRIARELVNKYPNEFTTDFEHNKKKVQELTNVTSKKIRNRIAGYVTKLVRMKEEGKIL; encoded by the coding sequence ATGGGGAAGATAAGGCAAGGATTCATTAAGAGGATTGCGAGAGAGTTAGTTAACAAGTATCCAAATGAGTTCACAACGGATTTCGAACACAACAAGAAGAAGGTCCAGGAACTTACAAACGTAACGAGCAAGAAGATCAGGAACAGGATAGCAGGATATGTAACGAAACTTGTAAGAATGAAAGAGGAAGGAAAGATACTCTAG
- the gcvH gene encoding glycine cleavage system protein GcvH — translation MIEVGEYKVKEGLYYTKEHEWVQVLDDGTVLVGITDYAQKELGDLAYVELPEVGKEVNKGDVLCEVESVKAVSEVYAPVSGEVVEVNEELSESPEKINEDPYGAWIAKLKPKNLEEELKELMDAEKYAEYLKSL, via the coding sequence ATGATCGAGGTTGGAGAATACAAAGTTAAGGAAGGACTATACTATACCAAGGAGCACGAGTGGGTTCAGGTTCTAGATGATGGAACCGTTCTTGTAGGTATCACAGATTATGCACAGAAGGAACTCGGCGACTTAGCCTACGTTGAGTTGCCAGAGGTTGGAAAGGAAGTTAACAAGGGAGATGTCCTCTGTGAAGTGGAAAGCGTCAAGGCCGTTAGCGAAGTCTACGCCCCTGTAAGCGGCGAAGTAGTGGAGGTAAACGAAGAGCTAAGTGAGAGTCCAGAAAAGATAAATGAAGATCCATATGGAGCTTGGATAGCAAAGCTAAAGCCAAAGAACTTAGAAGAAGAATTGAAGGAGCTTATGGATGCTGAAAAGTATGCAGAATACCTAAAGTCACTCTAG